One Pelodiscus sinensis isolate JC-2024 chromosome 24, ASM4963464v1, whole genome shotgun sequence DNA segment encodes these proteins:
- the PROSER3 gene encoding proline and serine-rich protein 3 isoform X6 translates to MPPAHPNKEFWWLEPAPPSVSSTPKGRAKPDCAKLEEVEPGWALTSPPLRPEGSPSDTTLLESPDADTHSLQERAAQLLLRSESSLSSTVPVSSEGLRSTPPHSTPDLDQALPSPPQLSLPKPSSGRLLPSTCWPPARFPQCSSSTRPEDDILFQWRLRRKMEQASQAGSSLLLLGWSPRMELWKRLRYSRQYPFLSPPLHLLLQSERACTGRPGPGLLPDGMAWRSGDGTTFPAPAAQPEVRSGPEWAPGPTTLLHGVGHSLEVPFLSMEPVVGQSPMPVSLLGQLAPAATPSSTPQPEGDGGGAAERWSARDAQRGMGPAEGPGSQDARRGTGLAEGPGSQDARRGTGLAEGPGSQDARRGTGPAEGPGSQDARRGTGPVEGPGSQDARRGTGPAEGPGSQDARRGTGPVEGPGSQDARRGTGPAQGPGSQDARRGTGPAQGPGSQDARRGTGPVEGPGSQDARRGTGPVEGPGSPDAWRGTGPAQGPGSQDARRGTGPAQGPGSQDARRGTWTRRKAQHISKETQPLSKPELSQGRVVLKPEAASSQKRRARKAESPLHSALGQVISERLFSPLVTTKGHQSGQGAVSPPEQGTAAELPAPGSQHPQLLHLAAQLLEEAEESDGAEFEEDPLLQLLRGQRENLRSQLWAVDIAVSQLVSQPPRHPC, encoded by the exons ATGCCTCCCGCACACCCAAACAAAGAATTCTGGTGGCTGGAGCCAGCTCCTCCCTCCGTCAGCTCCACCCCAAAAGGGAGGGCAAAGCCAg ACTGTGCCAAGCTGGAAGAGGTGGAGCCAGGATGGGCACTTACCAGCCCCCCGCTGCGCCCCGAG GGGAGCCCCTCAGACACCACCCTGCTGGAGTCACCTGACGCTGACAcccacagcctgcaggagagagcCGCACAGCTGCTGCTGAGAAG CGAGTCCTCCCTGAGCAGCACTGTCCCCGTCAGCTCCGAGGGGCTGCGCTCCACACCCCCACACAGCACCCCGGACTTGGACCAGGCGCTTCCcagcccccctcagctctccctgCCGAAGCCCTCTTCAG GGCGGCTGCTGCCCTCCACCTGCTGGCCTCCTGCCCGCTTCCCACAGTGCTCTTCTTCCACTCGGCCAGAGGACGACATCCTGTTCCAGTGGCGATTGCGCCGGAAGATGGAGCAGGCAAGCCAGGCTGGCTCGTCGCTGCTTCTGCTGGGTTGGAGTCCAAGGATG GAGCTGTGGAAACGCTTACGTTATTCCAGGCAATACCCCTTCCTCAGCCCCCCTCTCCACTTACTCCTGCAGAGCGAGAGGGCGTGCACAGGACGTCCTGGCCCGGGGCTGCTGCCAGATGGGATGGCATGGCGGAGTGGCGATGGCACCACAttcccagcacctgctgcccagcCAGAAGTGAGATCTGGCCCAGAGTGGGCACCAGGACCCACCACACTTCTCCACGGGGTGGGGCACTCCCTGGAGGTGCCTTTCCTGAGTATGGAGCCAGTTGTGGGGCAGAGCCCCATGCCAGTCTCCctcctggggcagctggcacctGCTGCCACCCCCTCCAGCACACCACAGCCtgagggagatggaggaggagctgCAGAGAGGTGGAGCGCCCGGGATGCTCAGCGAGGAATGGGGCCAGCAGAGGGGCCCGGCTCCCAGGATGCTCGGCGAGGAACGGGGCTGGCGGAGGGGCCCGGCTCCCAGGATGCTCGGCGAGGAACGGGGCTGGCGGAGGGGCCCGGCTCCCAGGATGCTCGGCGAGGAACGGGACCGGCGGAGGGGCCCGGCTCCCAGGATGCTCGGCGAGGAACGGGGCCGGTGGAGGGGCCCGGCTCCCAGGATGCTCGGCGAGGAACGGGACCGGCGGAGGGGCCCGGCTCCCAGGATGCTCGGCGAGGAACGGGGCCGGTGGAGGGGCCCGGCTCCCAGGATGCTAGGCGAGGAACGGGGCCAGCGCAGGGGCCCGGCTCCCAGGATGCTCGGCGAGGAACGGGGCCAGCGCAGGGGCCCGGCTCCCAGGATGCTAGGCGAGGAACGGGACCGGTGGAGGGGCCCGGCTCCCAGGATGCTCGGCGAGGAACGGGGCCAGTGGAGGGGCCTGGCTCCCCGGATGCTTGGCGAGGAACGGGGCCGGCGCAGGGGCCCGGCTCCCAGGATGCTAGGCGAGGAACGGGGCCGGCGCAGGGGCCCGGCTCCCAGGATGCTCGTCGGGGAACCTGGACCAGGAGGAAGGCACAACACATATCTAAAGAGACCCAGCCACTTTCCAAGCCTGAGCTGTCACAAGGCAGAGTTGTCCTGAAGCCAGAGGCTGCCTCCAGCCAGAAGAGGAGGGCTAGGAAGGCAGAATCACCTCTCCACAGTGCCCTGGGACAG GTGATCTCTGAGAGGCTGTTCTCCCCGCTGGTCACCACCAAGGGACACCAGTCAGGGCAGGGAGCCGTCTCCCCTCCAGAGCAGGGCACTGCAGCAGAactcccggcccctggctcccagcacccgcagctgctgcacctggcagctcagctgctggaggaggcggaag AATCGGATGGTGCTGAGTTTGAAGAGGAtccgctgctgcagctgctgcggGGCCAGCGGGAAAATCTGCGCAGCCAGCTCTG GGCTGTCGACATCGCAGTGTCCCAGCTGGTATCTCAGCCGCCCAGACATCCCTGCTGA
- the PROSER3 gene encoding proline and serine-rich protein 3 isoform X7 has product MGSRAAAASARCLPHTQTKNSGGWSQLLPPSAPPQKGGQSQGSPSDTTLLESPDADTHSLQERAAQLLLRSESSLSSTVPVSSEGLRSTPPHSTPDLDQALPSPPQLSLPKPSSGRLLPSTCWPPARFPQCSSSTRPEDDILFQWRLRRKMEQASQAGSSLLLLGWSPRMELWKRLRYSRQYPFLSPPLHLLLQSERACTGRPGPGLLPDGMAWRSGDGTTFPAPAAQPEVRSGPEWAPGPTTLLHGVGHSLEVPFLSMEPVVGQSPMPVSLLGQLAPAATPSSTPQPEGDGGGAAERWSARDAQRGMGPAEGPGSQDARRGTGLAEGPGSQDARRGTGLAEGPGSQDARRGTGPAEGPGSQDARRGTGPVEGPGSQDARRGTGPAEGPGSQDARRGTGPVEGPGSQDARRGTGPAQGPGSQDARRGTGPAQGPGSQDARRGTGPVEGPGSQDARRGTGPVEGPGSPDAWRGTGPAQGPGSQDARRGTGPAQGPGSQDARRGTWTRRKAQHISKETQPLSKPELSQGRVVLKPEAASSQKRRARKAESPLHSALGQVISERLFSPLVTTKGHQSGQGAVSPPEQGTAAELPAPGSQHPQLLHLAAQLLEEAEESDGAEFEEDPLLQLLRGQRENLRSQLWAVDIAVSQLVSQPPRHPC; this is encoded by the exons ATGGGCAGCCGAGCAGCCGCAGCCAGCGCCAGATGCCTCCCGCACACCCAAACAAAGAATTCTGGTGGCTGGAGCCAGCTCCTCCCTCCGTCAGCTCCACCCCAAAAGGGAGGGCAAAGCCAg GGGAGCCCCTCAGACACCACCCTGCTGGAGTCACCTGACGCTGACAcccacagcctgcaggagagagcCGCACAGCTGCTGCTGAGAAG CGAGTCCTCCCTGAGCAGCACTGTCCCCGTCAGCTCCGAGGGGCTGCGCTCCACACCCCCACACAGCACCCCGGACTTGGACCAGGCGCTTCCcagcccccctcagctctccctgCCGAAGCCCTCTTCAG GGCGGCTGCTGCCCTCCACCTGCTGGCCTCCTGCCCGCTTCCCACAGTGCTCTTCTTCCACTCGGCCAGAGGACGACATCCTGTTCCAGTGGCGATTGCGCCGGAAGATGGAGCAGGCAAGCCAGGCTGGCTCGTCGCTGCTTCTGCTGGGTTGGAGTCCAAGGATG GAGCTGTGGAAACGCTTACGTTATTCCAGGCAATACCCCTTCCTCAGCCCCCCTCTCCACTTACTCCTGCAGAGCGAGAGGGCGTGCACAGGACGTCCTGGCCCGGGGCTGCTGCCAGATGGGATGGCATGGCGGAGTGGCGATGGCACCACAttcccagcacctgctgcccagcCAGAAGTGAGATCTGGCCCAGAGTGGGCACCAGGACCCACCACACTTCTCCACGGGGTGGGGCACTCCCTGGAGGTGCCTTTCCTGAGTATGGAGCCAGTTGTGGGGCAGAGCCCCATGCCAGTCTCCctcctggggcagctggcacctGCTGCCACCCCCTCCAGCACACCACAGCCtgagggagatggaggaggagctgCAGAGAGGTGGAGCGCCCGGGATGCTCAGCGAGGAATGGGGCCAGCAGAGGGGCCCGGCTCCCAGGATGCTCGGCGAGGAACGGGGCTGGCGGAGGGGCCCGGCTCCCAGGATGCTCGGCGAGGAACGGGGCTGGCGGAGGGGCCCGGCTCCCAGGATGCTCGGCGAGGAACGGGACCGGCGGAGGGGCCCGGCTCCCAGGATGCTCGGCGAGGAACGGGGCCGGTGGAGGGGCCCGGCTCCCAGGATGCTCGGCGAGGAACGGGACCGGCGGAGGGGCCCGGCTCCCAGGATGCTCGGCGAGGAACGGGGCCGGTGGAGGGGCCCGGCTCCCAGGATGCTAGGCGAGGAACGGGGCCAGCGCAGGGGCCCGGCTCCCAGGATGCTCGGCGAGGAACGGGGCCAGCGCAGGGGCCCGGCTCCCAGGATGCTAGGCGAGGAACGGGACCGGTGGAGGGGCCCGGCTCCCAGGATGCTCGGCGAGGAACGGGGCCAGTGGAGGGGCCTGGCTCCCCGGATGCTTGGCGAGGAACGGGGCCGGCGCAGGGGCCCGGCTCCCAGGATGCTAGGCGAGGAACGGGGCCGGCGCAGGGGCCCGGCTCCCAGGATGCTCGTCGGGGAACCTGGACCAGGAGGAAGGCACAACACATATCTAAAGAGACCCAGCCACTTTCCAAGCCTGAGCTGTCACAAGGCAGAGTTGTCCTGAAGCCAGAGGCTGCCTCCAGCCAGAAGAGGAGGGCTAGGAAGGCAGAATCACCTCTCCACAGTGCCCTGGGACAG GTGATCTCTGAGAGGCTGTTCTCCCCGCTGGTCACCACCAAGGGACACCAGTCAGGGCAGGGAGCCGTCTCCCCTCCAGAGCAGGGCACTGCAGCAGAactcccggcccctggctcccagcacccgcagctgctgcacctggcagctcagctgctggaggaggcggaag AATCGGATGGTGCTGAGTTTGAAGAGGAtccgctgctgcagctgctgcggGGCCAGCGGGAAAATCTGCGCAGCCAGCTCTG GGCTGTCGACATCGCAGTGTCCCAGCTGGTATCTCAGCCGCCCAGACATCCCTGCTGA
- the PROSER3 gene encoding proline and serine-rich protein 3 isoform X3 produces MESSASLFSIQGSPFAVQSPARSHYHPSPIRPPGPQHQRMALSPVRLLPGVPAVTPHPQCPSEPAVSRPPDLSFLQGTSCQGTALDSDSTDPFPESWPSTERTSPDTPQETAALGQPLHPPASKQDRESIIAKYIERFRHGQPSSRSQRQMPPAHPNKEFWWLEPAPPSVSSTPKGRAKPDCAKLEEVEPGWALTSPPLRPEGSPSDTTLLESPDADTHSLQERAAQLLLRSESSLSSTVPVSSEGLRSTPPHSTPDLDQALPSPPQLSLPKPSSGRLLPSTCWPPARFPQCSSSTRPEDDILFQWRLRRKMEQASQAGSSLLLLGWSPRMELWKRLRYSRQYPFLSPPLHLLLQSERACTGRPGPGLLPDGMAWRSGDGTTFPAPAAQPEVRSGPEWAPGPTTLLHGVGHSLEVPFLSMEPVVGQSPMPVSLLGQLAPAATPSSTPQPEGDGGGAAERWSARDAQRGMGPAEGPGSQDARRGTGLAEGPGSQDARRGTGLAEGPGSQDARRGTGPAEGPGSQDARRGTGPVEGPGSQDARRGTGPAEGPGSQDARRGTGPVEGPGSQDARRGTGPAQGPGSQDARRGTGPAQGPGSQDARRGTGPVEGPGSQDARRGTGPAQGPGSQDARRGTWTRRKAQHISKETQPLSKPELSQGRVVLKPEAASSQKRRARKAESPLHSALGQVISERLFSPLVTTKGHQSGQGAVSPPEQGTAAELPAPGSQHPQLLHLAAQLLEEAEESDGAEFEEDPLLQLLRGQRENLRSQLWAVDIAVSQLVSQPPRHPC; encoded by the exons ATGGAGTCTAG CGCGTCTCTGTTCTCCATccaggggagcccctttgccGTGCAGAGCCCAGCCCGCAGCCACTACCACCCCTCGCCCATCCGCCCACCCGGCCCTCAGCACCAACGCATG GCCCTGAGCCCAGTCCGCCTGCTACCTGGTGTCCCTGCTGTTACCCCTCATCCACAGTGCCCCTCAGAGCCCGCAGTCTCCAGGCCCCCAGAtctcagcttcctgcagggcaCCAGCTGTCAGGGGACAGCCCTGGATTCGGACTCCACTGACCCCTTTCCCGAATCGTGGCCCTCAACTGAGCGCACCTCCCCTGACACGCCTCAAGAGACAGCAGCCttggggcagcccctgcacccgCCAGCCTCAAAGCAGGACAGAGAGTCCATCATTGCCAA ATACATAGAGCGTTTCCGCCATGGGCAGCCGAGCAGCCGCAGCCAGCGCCAGATGCCTCCCGCACACCCAAACAAAGAATTCTGGTGGCTGGAGCCAGCTCCTCCCTCCGTCAGCTCCACCCCAAAAGGGAGGGCAAAGCCAg ACTGTGCCAAGCTGGAAGAGGTGGAGCCAGGATGGGCACTTACCAGCCCCCCGCTGCGCCCCGAG GGGAGCCCCTCAGACACCACCCTGCTGGAGTCACCTGACGCTGACAcccacagcctgcaggagagagcCGCACAGCTGCTGCTGAGAAG CGAGTCCTCCCTGAGCAGCACTGTCCCCGTCAGCTCCGAGGGGCTGCGCTCCACACCCCCACACAGCACCCCGGACTTGGACCAGGCGCTTCCcagcccccctcagctctccctgCCGAAGCCCTCTTCAG GGCGGCTGCTGCCCTCCACCTGCTGGCCTCCTGCCCGCTTCCCACAGTGCTCTTCTTCCACTCGGCCAGAGGACGACATCCTGTTCCAGTGGCGATTGCGCCGGAAGATGGAGCAGGCAAGCCAGGCTGGCTCGTCGCTGCTTCTGCTGGGTTGGAGTCCAAGGATG GAGCTGTGGAAACGCTTACGTTATTCCAGGCAATACCCCTTCCTCAGCCCCCCTCTCCACTTACTCCTGCAGAGCGAGAGGGCGTGCACAGGACGTCCTGGCCCGGGGCTGCTGCCAGATGGGATGGCATGGCGGAGTGGCGATGGCACCACAttcccagcacctgctgcccagcCAGAAGTGAGATCTGGCCCAGAGTGGGCACCAGGACCCACCACACTTCTCCACGGGGTGGGGCACTCCCTGGAGGTGCCTTTCCTGAGTATGGAGCCAGTTGTGGGGCAGAGCCCCATGCCAGTCTCCctcctggggcagctggcacctGCTGCCACCCCCTCCAGCACACCACAGCCtgagggagatggaggaggagctgCAGAGAGGTGGAGCGCCCGGGATGCTCAGCGAGGAATGGGGCCAGCAGAGGGGCCCGGCTCCCAGGATGCTCGGCGAGGAACGGGGCTGGCGGAGGGGCCCGGCTCCCAGGATGCTCGGCGAGGAACGGGGCTGGCGGAGGGGCCCGGCTCCCAGGATGCTCGGCGAGGAACGGGACCGGCGGAGGGGCCCGGCTCCCAGGATGCTCGGCGAGGAACGGGGCCGGTGGAGGGGCCCGGCTCCCAGGATGCTCGGCGAGGAACGGGACCGGCGGAGGGGCCCGGCTCCCAGGATGCTCGGCGAGGAACGGGGCCGGTGGAGGGGCCCGGCTCCCAGGATGCTAGGCGAGGAACGGGGCCAGCGCAGGGGCCCGGCTCCCAGGATGCTCGGCGAGGAACGGGGCCAGCGCAGGGGCCCGGCTCCCAGGATGCTAGGCGAGGAACGGGACCGGTGGAGGGGCCCGGCTCCCAGGATGCTCG GCGAGGAACGGGGCCGGCGCAGGGGCCCGGCTCCCAGGATGCTCGTCGGGGAACCTGGACCAGGAGGAAGGCACAACACATATCTAAAGAGACCCAGCCACTTTCCAAGCCTGAGCTGTCACAAGGCAGAGTTGTCCTGAAGCCAGAGGCTGCCTCCAGCCAGAAGAGGAGGGCTAGGAAGGCAGAATCACCTCTCCACAGTGCCCTGGGACAG GTGATCTCTGAGAGGCTGTTCTCCCCGCTGGTCACCACCAAGGGACACCAGTCAGGGCAGGGAGCCGTCTCCCCTCCAGAGCAGGGCACTGCAGCAGAactcccggcccctggctcccagcacccgcagctgctgcacctggcagctcagctgctggaggaggcggaag AATCGGATGGTGCTGAGTTTGAAGAGGAtccgctgctgcagctgctgcggGGCCAGCGGGAAAATCTGCGCAGCCAGCTCTG GGCTGTCGACATCGCAGTGTCCCAGCTGGTATCTCAGCCGCCCAGACATCCCTGCTGA
- the PROSER3 gene encoding proline and serine-rich protein 3 isoform X5, translating to MESSASLFSIQGSPFAVQSPARSHYHPSPIRPPGPQHQRMALSPVRLLPGVPAVTPHPQCPSEPAVSRPPDLSFLQGTSCQGTALDSDSTDPFPESWPSTERTSPDTPQETAALGQPLHPPASKQDRESIIAKYIERFRHGQPSSRSQRQMPPAHPNKEFWWLEPAPPSVSSTPKGRAKPDCAKLEEVEPGWALTSPPLRPEGSPSDTTLLESPDADTHSLQERAAQLLLRSESSLSSTVPVSSEGLRSTPPHSTPDLDQALPSPPQLSLPKPSSGRLLPSTCWPPARFPQCSSSTRPEDDILFQWRLRRKMEQSERACTGRPGPGLLPDGMAWRSGDGTTFPAPAAQPEVRSGPEWAPGPTTLLHGVGHSLEVPFLSMEPVVGQSPMPVSLLGQLAPAATPSSTPQPEGDGGGAAERWSARDAQRGMGPAEGPGSQDARRGTGLAEGPGSQDARRGTGLAEGPGSQDARRGTGPAEGPGSQDARRGTGPVEGPGSQDARRGTGPAEGPGSQDARRGTGPVEGPGSQDARRGTGPAQGPGSQDARRGTGPAQGPGSQDARRGTGPVEGPGSQDARRGTGPVEGPGSPDAWRGTGPAQGPGSQDARRGTGPAQGPGSQDARRGTWTRRKAQHISKETQPLSKPELSQGRVVLKPEAASSQKRRARKAESPLHSALGQVISERLFSPLVTTKGHQSGQGAVSPPEQGTAAELPAPGSQHPQLLHLAAQLLEEAEESDGAEFEEDPLLQLLRGQRENLRSQLWAVDIAVSQLVSQPPRHPC from the exons ATGGAGTCTAG CGCGTCTCTGTTCTCCATccaggggagcccctttgccGTGCAGAGCCCAGCCCGCAGCCACTACCACCCCTCGCCCATCCGCCCACCCGGCCCTCAGCACCAACGCATG GCCCTGAGCCCAGTCCGCCTGCTACCTGGTGTCCCTGCTGTTACCCCTCATCCACAGTGCCCCTCAGAGCCCGCAGTCTCCAGGCCCCCAGAtctcagcttcctgcagggcaCCAGCTGTCAGGGGACAGCCCTGGATTCGGACTCCACTGACCCCTTTCCCGAATCGTGGCCCTCAACTGAGCGCACCTCCCCTGACACGCCTCAAGAGACAGCAGCCttggggcagcccctgcacccgCCAGCCTCAAAGCAGGACAGAGAGTCCATCATTGCCAA ATACATAGAGCGTTTCCGCCATGGGCAGCCGAGCAGCCGCAGCCAGCGCCAGATGCCTCCCGCACACCCAAACAAAGAATTCTGGTGGCTGGAGCCAGCTCCTCCCTCCGTCAGCTCCACCCCAAAAGGGAGGGCAAAGCCAg ACTGTGCCAAGCTGGAAGAGGTGGAGCCAGGATGGGCACTTACCAGCCCCCCGCTGCGCCCCGAG GGGAGCCCCTCAGACACCACCCTGCTGGAGTCACCTGACGCTGACAcccacagcctgcaggagagagcCGCACAGCTGCTGCTGAGAAG CGAGTCCTCCCTGAGCAGCACTGTCCCCGTCAGCTCCGAGGGGCTGCGCTCCACACCCCCACACAGCACCCCGGACTTGGACCAGGCGCTTCCcagcccccctcagctctccctgCCGAAGCCCTCTTCAG GGCGGCTGCTGCCCTCCACCTGCTGGCCTCCTGCCCGCTTCCCACAGTGCTCTTCTTCCACTCGGCCAGAGGACGACATCCTGTTCCAGTGGCGATTGCGCCGGAAGATGGAGCAG AGCGAGAGGGCGTGCACAGGACGTCCTGGCCCGGGGCTGCTGCCAGATGGGATGGCATGGCGGAGTGGCGATGGCACCACAttcccagcacctgctgcccagcCAGAAGTGAGATCTGGCCCAGAGTGGGCACCAGGACCCACCACACTTCTCCACGGGGTGGGGCACTCCCTGGAGGTGCCTTTCCTGAGTATGGAGCCAGTTGTGGGGCAGAGCCCCATGCCAGTCTCCctcctggggcagctggcacctGCTGCCACCCCCTCCAGCACACCACAGCCtgagggagatggaggaggagctgCAGAGAGGTGGAGCGCCCGGGATGCTCAGCGAGGAATGGGGCCAGCAGAGGGGCCCGGCTCCCAGGATGCTCGGCGAGGAACGGGGCTGGCGGAGGGGCCCGGCTCCCAGGATGCTCGGCGAGGAACGGGGCTGGCGGAGGGGCCCGGCTCCCAGGATGCTCGGCGAGGAACGGGACCGGCGGAGGGGCCCGGCTCCCAGGATGCTCGGCGAGGAACGGGGCCGGTGGAGGGGCCCGGCTCCCAGGATGCTCGGCGAGGAACGGGACCGGCGGAGGGGCCCGGCTCCCAGGATGCTCGGCGAGGAACGGGGCCGGTGGAGGGGCCCGGCTCCCAGGATGCTAGGCGAGGAACGGGGCCAGCGCAGGGGCCCGGCTCCCAGGATGCTCGGCGAGGAACGGGGCCAGCGCAGGGGCCCGGCTCCCAGGATGCTAGGCGAGGAACGGGACCGGTGGAGGGGCCCGGCTCCCAGGATGCTCGGCGAGGAACGGGGCCAGTGGAGGGGCCTGGCTCCCCGGATGCTTGGCGAGGAACGGGGCCGGCGCAGGGGCCCGGCTCCCAGGATGCTAGGCGAGGAACGGGGCCGGCGCAGGGGCCCGGCTCCCAGGATGCTCGTCGGGGAACCTGGACCAGGAGGAAGGCACAACACATATCTAAAGAGACCCAGCCACTTTCCAAGCCTGAGCTGTCACAAGGCAGAGTTGTCCTGAAGCCAGAGGCTGCCTCCAGCCAGAAGAGGAGGGCTAGGAAGGCAGAATCACCTCTCCACAGTGCCCTGGGACAG GTGATCTCTGAGAGGCTGTTCTCCCCGCTGGTCACCACCAAGGGACACCAGTCAGGGCAGGGAGCCGTCTCCCCTCCAGAGCAGGGCACTGCAGCAGAactcccggcccctggctcccagcacccgcagctgctgcacctggcagctcagctgctggaggaggcggaag AATCGGATGGTGCTGAGTTTGAAGAGGAtccgctgctgcagctgctgcggGGCCAGCGGGAAAATCTGCGCAGCCAGCTCTG GGCTGTCGACATCGCAGTGTCCCAGCTGGTATCTCAGCCGCCCAGACATCCCTGCTGA